One window of Nocardia nova SH22a genomic DNA carries:
- a CDS encoding TetR/AcrR family transcriptional regulator translates to MARSVVGKAPRRTQEQRSTEMRARLLDATIECLVEYGYAGTTTPRVAERAGVTRGAQVHHFGSKTDLVMAAISHLAQRRTEAAMKELGRLRVGDDPIGTTLEAMWDLHQGPLFVAAMELWVAGRTDPVLAAEAEKVEPFVNNAVLLAVSQLVPDEMRRKEVRDFAYTAMDTLRGILVSNFVSPDPDRAYRRWQRASAQLRLAAEAALPGLGMGERA, encoded by the coding sequence ATGGCCAGATCTGTCGTCGGTAAGGCGCCGCGGCGCACGCAGGAGCAGCGCAGCACCGAGATGCGAGCGCGGCTGCTCGACGCGACGATCGAATGCCTGGTCGAGTACGGCTATGCCGGGACCACCACGCCGCGGGTCGCCGAGCGGGCGGGGGTGACCAGGGGAGCGCAGGTGCATCACTTCGGTTCCAAGACCGATCTGGTCATGGCCGCCATCTCGCATCTGGCCCAGCGGCGCACCGAGGCGGCGATGAAGGAACTGGGTCGTCTGCGAGTGGGGGACGATCCGATCGGCACGACCCTGGAAGCGATGTGGGATCTGCATCAGGGTCCGCTGTTCGTCGCCGCGATGGAACTGTGGGTGGCTGGGCGCACCGATCCGGTGCTGGCTGCCGAGGCGGAGAAGGTCGAGCCGTTCGTCAACAACGCGGTGCTGCTGGCGGTATCGCAGTTGGTGCCGGATGAGATGCGTCGCAAGGAAGTTCGCGATTTCGCCTATACCGCCATGGATACCCTGCGCGGAATTCTGGTGTCGAATTTCGTCTCCCCGGATCCCGATCGGGCATATCGGCGCTGGCAGCGGGCCTCGGCGCAGCTGCGGTTGGCGGCCGAGGCGGCGCTGCCGGGGCTGGGTATGGGCGAGCGGGCCTGA
- a CDS encoding lipid-transfer protein: MANKVYVVGVGMTKFEKPGRRQVTEADGTTRAWDYPDMARESGTNALADAGIDYREIQQAYVGYVYGESTSGQRAVYELGMTGIPVVNVNNNCSTGSTALYLAAQAIRGGLADCTLALGFEKMQPGSLGSTWDDREQPMAKHMMALAEISEVLFPPAPWMFGAAGREHMKQFGTTAEHFAKIGYKNHKHSVNNPYSQFQDAYSLDDILGSRMIYDPLTKLQCSPTSDGSGAVILASEDFVDRHGLSARAVEIVGQAMTTDFASTFDGTARNLIGYDMNVQAAQQVYGQSGLGPQDFQVIELHDCFSANELLLYEALGLCGEGEAGSLVDGDQTTYGGKWVVNPSGGLISKGHPLGATGLAQCSELTWQLRGEADKRQVEGVSAALQHNIGLGGAAVVTAYQRADR, encoded by the coding sequence ATGGCGAACAAGGTCTATGTCGTCGGTGTGGGAATGACGAAGTTCGAGAAGCCCGGCCGCCGCCAGGTCACCGAGGCCGACGGCACCACCCGGGCGTGGGACTACCCGGATATGGCCCGCGAATCCGGTACCAACGCACTCGCCGACGCGGGCATCGACTACCGCGAGATCCAGCAAGCCTACGTCGGCTACGTCTACGGCGAGTCCACCTCGGGTCAGCGCGCGGTCTACGAACTGGGTATGACCGGTATCCCCGTGGTCAACGTGAACAACAACTGCTCCACCGGGTCGACCGCGTTGTACCTTGCGGCACAAGCGATCCGGGGCGGGCTCGCGGACTGCACGCTGGCACTGGGCTTCGAGAAGATGCAGCCCGGTTCGCTGGGCTCCACCTGGGACGACCGCGAACAGCCGATGGCCAAGCACATGATGGCGCTGGCCGAGATCTCCGAGGTGCTTTTCCCGCCCGCACCGTGGATGTTCGGCGCCGCGGGCCGCGAGCACATGAAGCAATTCGGCACCACCGCCGAGCATTTCGCGAAGATCGGCTACAAGAACCACAAGCATTCGGTGAACAATCCGTATTCGCAGTTCCAGGACGCCTATTCACTCGACGACATCCTGGGCTCGCGGATGATCTACGACCCGCTCACCAAACTGCAGTGCTCGCCGACCTCGGACGGCTCCGGCGCGGTGATCCTGGCCTCGGAGGATTTCGTGGATCGGCACGGCCTGTCGGCCCGCGCGGTCGAGATCGTCGGCCAGGCGATGACCACCGACTTCGCCTCCACCTTCGACGGCACCGCCCGCAACCTCATCGGCTACGACATGAATGTCCAAGCCGCGCAACAGGTGTACGGCCAGTCGGGACTGGGTCCGCAGGACTTTCAGGTCATCGAACTGCACGACTGCTTCTCCGCCAACGAACTGCTGCTCTACGAGGCGCTGGGCCTGTGCGGCGAGGGCGAGGCGGGCAGCCTGGTCGACGGCGACCAGACCACCTACGGCGGCAAGTGGGTCGTCAACCCCTCCGGCGGCCTGATCTCCAAGGGTCATCCGCTCGGCGCCACCGGACTGGCGCAGTGCAGCGAACTGACCTGGCAGTTGCGCGGCGAAGCCGACAAACGCCAGGTCGAGGGTGTTTCCGCCGCCCTCCAGCACAACATCGGACTCGGCGGCGCCGCCGTCGTCACCGCCTATCAGCGCGCCGATCGCTGA
- a CDS encoding type II toxin-antitoxin system Rv0910 family toxin, with amino-acid sequence MGHIEATKDLAATPDALWAVVSDPQTWDKWFTIHERWMEEPPATLTAGSKLVAKIMMLGMANKMEWVVEEVDSPSNLVLTGSGMAGVKVRFSFDIAPNDTGSTFSVSGDFEGALIKGALGKAVEKDGATQLDKTLGQLDALATA; translated from the coding sequence ATGGGGCACATCGAAGCAACGAAGGATCTCGCCGCCACCCCCGACGCGCTGTGGGCGGTGGTGTCGGACCCGCAGACCTGGGACAAGTGGTTCACCATCCACGAGCGCTGGATGGAGGAACCGCCCGCCACGCTCACCGCGGGGTCGAAACTGGTCGCCAAGATCATGATGCTCGGCATGGCGAACAAGATGGAATGGGTTGTGGAGGAGGTCGATTCGCCGAGCAACCTGGTCCTCACCGGTTCCGGAATGGCGGGGGTGAAGGTGCGATTCTCCTTCGACATCGCCCCGAACGACACCGGCAGTACCTTCTCGGTGTCCGGCGATTTCGAGGGTGCGCTCATCAAGGGCGCGCTCGGTAAGGCGGTCGAGAAGGACGGCGCCACCCAGCTCGACAAGACCCTGGGCCAGCTCGACGCGCTCGCGACCGCCTGA
- a CDS encoding MaoC/PaaZ C-terminal domain-containing protein, whose translation MATETGSRPVEFDDAGLNVWSDEERFEVTRERIAEYAAATNDPIPAHLSGDIAPPVFAIVPVFEAMMMPVIDVVPMDIFGRVVHGEQDFHFHRPIRPGDRLVSRARAVGYEGRENGTTITIHIECRTDDGELVNEQYLTAFFRNIDVGKRVGESAPVHKFDPEQAEQPPVATVAQHVDDDQTYRYAPASGDPVPLHLDEQVAKDAGLPGIIAHGLCTMAMSSWAVLTEVAGSDVHRLKRFAVRFSKMVFPGDDLETRIWQVGSGEGETSYGFRTTRGDDAVLTDGLAVIAD comes from the coding sequence ATGGCTACCGAAACCGGCTCGCGGCCCGTCGAATTCGATGATGCGGGCCTGAACGTCTGGTCGGACGAGGAGCGTTTCGAGGTCACGCGCGAGCGCATCGCCGAATACGCCGCCGCGACCAACGATCCGATCCCCGCCCATCTCTCCGGCGATATCGCGCCCCCGGTCTTCGCCATCGTCCCGGTCTTCGAGGCGATGATGATGCCGGTCATCGACGTGGTGCCGATGGACATCTTCGGCCGGGTGGTCCACGGCGAGCAGGACTTCCACTTCCATCGCCCGATCCGGCCGGGCGATCGGCTGGTCTCGCGCGCCCGGGCGGTCGGCTACGAGGGCCGGGAGAACGGCACCACCATCACCATTCACATCGAATGCCGCACCGACGACGGTGAATTGGTGAACGAGCAGTATCTGACCGCGTTCTTCCGCAATATCGACGTCGGTAAGCGGGTCGGCGAATCCGCCCCCGTGCACAAATTCGACCCGGAGCAGGCCGAGCAACCACCCGTCGCCACGGTGGCCCAGCACGTGGACGACGACCAAACCTACCGTTACGCACCGGCTTCCGGTGATCCGGTGCCGCTGCACCTGGACGAGCAGGTGGCCAAGGACGCCGGACTGCCCGGCATCATCGCACACGGTCTGTGCACGATGGCGATGTCGTCGTGGGCGGTGCTCACCGAGGTCGCGGGGTCGGATGTGCACCGGTTGAAGCGGTTCGCGGTGCGCTTCTCGAAGATGGTCTTCCCCGGCGACGACCTCGAGACCCGGATCTGGCAAGTCGGTTCCGGTGAGGGCGAGACGAGCTACGGCTTCCGGACCACTCGCGGCGACGACGCGGTCCTCACCGACGGACTCGCCGTCATCGCGGACTGA
- a CDS encoding SDR family oxidoreductase, with the protein MGALDGRVAVVTGAGRGIGREHALLFAAEGAAVVVNDLGGSNAGEGSDTGPAQAVVDEILAAGGKAVANTDNVALWDGAKNLVDQAISEFGTLDVVINNAGILRDGFIASLEELQWDAVIAVHLKGHFNVLRHAAAYWKDQSKAGKQPNAAVVNTASASGVTLPNAGQANYGAAKAGIAALTLVAAEELERYGVRVNAIAPMARTRLTLATPGMGAIFAAEVAEGEFDSFSPANISPLVAYLSTDKCPLTGKVFAVQGGAISELGGWHDVKTIETDGPWLIDDIAARLP; encoded by the coding sequence ATGGGTGCACTGGATGGTCGGGTGGCCGTGGTCACCGGCGCCGGACGCGGAATCGGCCGCGAACACGCACTGCTGTTCGCCGCCGAAGGTGCGGCGGTGGTCGTGAACGACCTCGGCGGCAGCAATGCGGGCGAGGGTTCCGACACCGGCCCCGCGCAGGCGGTGGTCGACGAGATCCTGGCGGCGGGCGGGAAGGCCGTCGCCAACACCGACAATGTCGCGCTGTGGGACGGCGCGAAGAACCTTGTCGATCAGGCGATCTCGGAATTCGGCACCCTGGATGTGGTGATCAACAACGCCGGGATTCTGCGGGACGGATTCATCGCCTCGCTCGAGGAATTGCAGTGGGACGCGGTGATCGCGGTCCATCTCAAGGGCCACTTCAATGTGCTGCGGCATGCGGCGGCCTACTGGAAGGACCAGTCCAAGGCCGGGAAGCAGCCGAATGCCGCAGTGGTCAACACCGCGTCGGCCTCGGGTGTCACGCTGCCCAATGCCGGACAGGCGAATTACGGTGCGGCCAAGGCCGGTATCGCCGCGCTGACCCTGGTGGCGGCCGAGGAGCTGGAGCGTTACGGCGTGCGCGTCAACGCCATCGCCCCGATGGCCCGCACCCGGCTGACCCTGGCCACACCCGGAATGGGGGCGATTTTCGCCGCCGAGGTGGCCGAGGGAGAATTCGACTCGTTCAGCCCCGCCAACATCTCCCCGCTGGTCGCCTATCTGTCCACCGACAAATGCCCGCTCACCGGCAAGGTGTTCGCGGTGCAGGGCGGCGCCATCTCGGAACTGGGTGGCTGGCACGACGTGAAGACCATCGAAACCGACGGGCCCTGGCTGATCGACGACATCGCCGCCCGCCTGCCCTGA
- a CDS encoding acyl-CoA dehydrogenase family protein codes for MFEWSETDEMIRAAVRGFIDKEIRPHLDALDSGEMEPYPILRKLFADFGIGAMGGEAIEKMLAKQRARESAPAGQEPKKSSSGSDPFGDQQSLMAVLISEISGVSMGLVAAMGVSIGLGAATIMSRGTLAQKERWLADIVTLKKVAAWAITEPDSGSDAFGGMKTYVKRDGDDYILNGQKTFITNGPYADVVIVYAKLDEGDSTVDKRDRKVLTFVLDKGMEGFTQGKPFKKMGLHSSPTGELFFDNVRLGRDRLLGETEEHKSGDGRDSARASFVAERVGVGFMALGIINECHRLCVEYANSRTLWGQEIGRFQLVQLKLAKMEIARINVQNMVFNTLERGKAGKPPTLAEASAIKLYCSEAATEVAMEAVQLFGGNGYMQEYRVEQLARDAKSLMIYAGSNEIQVTHIAKGLLGRS; via the coding sequence ATGTTCGAATGGTCCGAGACCGACGAGATGATCCGTGCCGCGGTACGGGGTTTCATCGACAAGGAGATCCGCCCGCATCTCGACGCGCTCGACAGCGGCGAGATGGAGCCGTATCCGATTCTGCGAAAGTTGTTCGCCGACTTCGGAATCGGTGCGATGGGCGGCGAGGCGATCGAGAAGATGCTCGCCAAACAGCGCGCCCGCGAGTCCGCCCCCGCCGGGCAGGAGCCGAAGAAGTCGAGTTCGGGTTCCGATCCCTTCGGTGATCAGCAGTCGCTGATGGCGGTGCTGATCAGCGAGATCTCCGGTGTGAGTATGGGGCTGGTCGCGGCGATGGGCGTCTCCATCGGCCTCGGCGCGGCCACCATCATGTCCCGGGGCACACTCGCGCAGAAGGAACGCTGGCTCGCCGATATCGTCACCTTGAAGAAGGTGGCGGCGTGGGCCATCACCGAGCCGGACTCCGGATCGGATGCCTTCGGCGGCATGAAGACCTACGTCAAACGCGACGGTGACGACTACATCCTCAACGGGCAGAAGACCTTCATCACCAACGGCCCCTACGCCGATGTCGTGATCGTCTACGCCAAACTCGACGAGGGCGACAGCACCGTCGACAAACGCGACCGCAAGGTGCTGACCTTCGTTCTCGACAAGGGGATGGAGGGTTTCACCCAGGGTAAGCCGTTCAAGAAGATGGGCCTGCACTCCTCGCCGACCGGCGAATTGTTCTTCGACAACGTGCGATTGGGCCGCGACCGGCTGCTCGGCGAGACCGAGGAGCACAAGAGCGGCGACGGACGCGACAGTGCCCGTGCGAGTTTCGTCGCCGAACGGGTCGGCGTCGGATTCATGGCGCTGGGCATCATCAACGAATGTCACCGGCTCTGTGTGGAATACGCCAACAGTCGCACCCTGTGGGGCCAGGAGATCGGGCGTTTCCAGCTGGTGCAGCTCAAACTCGCCAAGATGGAGATCGCGCGAATCAACGTGCAGAACATGGTGTTCAACACCCTCGAACGCGGCAAGGCCGGGAAACCGCCCACCCTCGCCGAGGCGTCGGCGATCAAGCTGTACTGCTCGGAGGCGGCCACCGAGGTGGCGATGGAGGCCGTGCAATTGTTCGGCGGCAACGGTTATATGCAGGAATACCGGGTCGAACAGCTCGCCCGCGACGCGAAATCGCTGATGATCTACGCGGGCAGTAACGAAATCCAGGTCACCCACATCGCCAAGGGGCTGCTCGGCAGGTCGTGA
- a CDS encoding alpha/beta fold hydrolase, with protein sequence MTALHTGSGDPVLLLHGFMMSPHCWEEVAMRLSATCEVYAPAFAGHWGGSELNGWSTSVTELADRVEQQLDDLGWRTCHIAGNSLGGWVGFELARRGRARTLTAIAPAGGWRNPSLAQLRVGLEFLSLLPIIEVGKRLPPSVRFSAPVRRAVSLLLSKNSAVTSRRGVEAAIVSAINCTALLPLLAGGLRMSTLSDLGAVTAPVRLLMCEYDRIIPNRTYAQRFLRELPESADRILVHGVGHVPMLEAPDRIATLIAEHVYASRTRLRAV encoded by the coding sequence ATGACGGCGCTGCATACCGGATCGGGTGATCCGGTGCTGCTGCTGCACGGATTCATGATGTCGCCGCACTGCTGGGAAGAGGTGGCGATGCGATTGTCGGCCACCTGCGAGGTCTACGCGCCCGCCTTCGCCGGACACTGGGGCGGATCGGAGCTCAACGGCTGGTCCACGAGCGTGACCGAACTCGCCGACCGGGTGGAGCAGCAGCTCGACGACCTGGGCTGGCGTACCTGTCATATCGCCGGGAACTCGCTCGGCGGCTGGGTCGGATTCGAGCTGGCGCGCCGCGGCCGGGCCCGCACCCTCACCGCGATCGCCCCCGCGGGCGGCTGGCGGAATCCGTCACTGGCACAGCTGCGGGTGGGCCTGGAATTCCTGTCGCTGCTGCCGATCATCGAGGTCGGCAAGCGGCTGCCGCCGTCCGTCCGGTTCAGTGCTCCGGTGCGGCGCGCGGTCTCCCTGCTGCTGAGCAAGAACTCCGCCGTCACCTCGCGGCGCGGGGTGGAGGCGGCGATCGTGTCGGCCATCAACTGCACCGCCCTGCTGCCGCTGCTCGCGGGCGGACTCCGGATGTCGACGCTGTCGGATCTGGGCGCGGTCACCGCCCCGGTGCGGCTGCTGATGTGCGAATACGACCGGATCATCCCGAACCGCACCTACGCCCAGCGGTTCCTGCGCGAACTGCCCGAATCCGCCGACCGGATCCTGGTGCACGGGGTGGGGCACGTGCCGATGCTGGAGGCTCCCGACCGCATCGCGACCCTCATCGCCGAGCACGTCTATGCCAGCCGCACGCGTCTGCGGGCGGTGTGA
- a CDS encoding exodeoxyribonuclease III, producing the protein MTRLYGRSVSNIVSTVNVNGIRAATGKTGRGMLEWLAVTEADIICLQETRATDEQTHKALASALADGWCLSHAEPATKGRAGVGILSRREPRAVRIGFGSEEFDGLGRFIEAEFDDLTVASVYVHTGEADTPVQDEKYRFLDGLGAHLKARTGDYVICGDWNIAHTERDIKNWKGNIGKSGFLPGERAWLDDILASGYVDVVRELHPDVSGPYSWWSYRGRAYDTDAGWRIDYHLARGEIAGRAKQVVVERAPEYALRWSDHAPVTVQYR; encoded by the coding sequence ATGACCAGATTGTACGGTCGTTCCGTGAGCAATATCGTCAGTACGGTCAATGTGAACGGCATACGTGCGGCAACCGGTAAGACCGGACGGGGAATGCTCGAATGGCTGGCGGTGACCGAAGCCGACATCATCTGCCTGCAGGAGACCCGGGCAACCGATGAGCAGACCCACAAGGCACTCGCTTCGGCTCTGGCCGACGGCTGGTGTCTGAGCCACGCCGAACCCGCCACCAAGGGCCGCGCCGGAGTGGGAATTCTGTCCCGCCGGGAGCCGCGCGCCGTCCGCATCGGATTCGGCAGCGAGGAGTTCGACGGGCTGGGTCGCTTCATCGAGGCCGAATTCGACGACCTGACCGTCGCGAGCGTGTACGTGCACACCGGCGAGGCCGACACCCCGGTCCAGGACGAGAAATACCGTTTCCTGGACGGACTCGGCGCCCACCTGAAGGCGCGCACCGGCGACTACGTGATCTGCGGCGACTGGAACATCGCCCACACCGAACGCGACATCAAGAACTGGAAGGGCAATATCGGCAAGTCCGGATTCCTGCCGGGGGAGCGCGCCTGGCTCGACGACATCCTCGCCTCCGGCTACGTCGACGTGGTCCGCGAACTGCATCCCGACGTGTCCGGTCCGTACAGCTGGTGGTCCTATCGCGGCCGCGCGTACGACACGGATGCCGGGTGGCGGATCGATTATCACCTTGCGCGGGGTGAGATCGCCGGTAGGGCGAAGCAGGTCGTGGTCGAACGCGCCCCCGAATACGCGCTGCGCTGGTCCGACCATGCCCCGGTCACCGTGCAGTACCGTTGA
- a CDS encoding DUF3558 domain-containing protein, producing the protein MAVAIGAAVTVAGCSTDTNGTPTATADPAAALWDPCTQVPDSALTAAQVDPATRKSGIDGVEQSGWKICKWKGAEYSVSIYSTAKAPSEIANKSGNIDQRDVTITGRTGTEFKASGWDTQCNAVFPAQQGAIQLQILGRLAEDNPIDPCSALLEVGDSIVPTFPK; encoded by the coding sequence ATGGCGGTAGCCATCGGGGCGGCAGTAACCGTGGCTGGGTGTAGCACAGACACCAACGGCACGCCTACAGCCACAGCCGACCCCGCCGCCGCTTTGTGGGATCCGTGCACGCAGGTACCGGACTCGGCCCTCACCGCCGCGCAGGTCGACCCCGCCACTCGAAAATCCGGCATCGATGGGGTGGAGCAATCCGGCTGGAAGATCTGCAAATGGAAGGGGGCCGAATACTCGGTGTCGATCTACTCGACCGCCAAGGCCCCCAGCGAGATAGCCAACAAGTCCGGCAACATCGACCAACGCGACGTGACGATCACAGGACGCACCGGTACCGAGTTCAAGGCGTCGGGGTGGGACACCCAGTGCAACGCCGTATTCCCCGCTCAGCAAGGAGCGATTCAGCTACAGATCCTCGGCCGACTGGCCGAGGACAACCCGATCGATCCCTGTTCGGCACTTCTCGAAGTGGGTGACTCGATAGTTCCGACATTCCCGAAATAG
- a CDS encoding helix-turn-helix domain-containing protein, with the protein MTLQQAVGASLKRIRLARGLSQERLAHEVLGLSLRYVADIEAGRRNLSVQAVERLAGSLGVPPIELLTGGDKCDE; encoded by the coding sequence GTGACCCTGCAACAAGCCGTAGGGGCGAGCCTGAAACGGATACGCCTTGCCCGAGGACTCAGTCAAGAACGCTTGGCCCATGAAGTCCTCGGGTTGTCGCTGCGGTACGTCGCAGACATCGAAGCGGGACGCAGGAACCTTTCTGTGCAAGCCGTGGAGCGGCTGGCCGGATCACTCGGGGTACCGCCGATAGAACTGCTCACCGGAGGGGACAAATGCGACGAGTAG
- a CDS encoding ribonuclease domain-containing protein yields MSDKRIRILMVLGGLVVAVIVAGVLGLRGGTTNNSTASATASSSVAASATQAKPGKTAAGNAAPAAAPEHAAGVPDHAYTTLAEIDAGRWPGSANAPGTKGGDQWMNRSGDLPKTDSSGKTIRYQEWDVNPKQPGHTRDAERIVTGSDGSAYYTGDHYKTFTRMR; encoded by the coding sequence ATGTCAGACAAGAGAATTCGTATTCTGATGGTCCTCGGCGGCCTGGTGGTCGCGGTGATCGTCGCGGGCGTACTGGGCCTGCGCGGCGGTACCACCAACAACAGCACGGCGAGCGCGACGGCATCGAGTTCGGTGGCCGCCTCCGCCACACAGGCCAAGCCGGGGAAGACGGCCGCCGGTAATGCGGCTCCGGCCGCGGCGCCCGAACACGCCGCCGGAGTTCCGGACCACGCCTACACGACCCTCGCCGAGATCGACGCCGGACGCTGGCCCGGCTCCGCGAACGCGCCCGGTACCAAGGGCGGTGATCAGTGGATGAACCGCTCGGGTGATCTGCCGAAGACCGATTCCAGTGGCAAGACCATCCGCTACCAGGAGTGGGACGTCAATCCGAAGCAGCCCGGTCACACTCGCGATGCCGAGCGGATCGTCACCGGCAGCGACGGTTCGGCCTACTACACCGGAGACCATTACAAGACCTTCACGAGGATGCGTTGA
- a CDS encoding barstar family protein, producing MASSLTLARFLAAPDPAAAGPGAARPVLGTLDLAAGPFSGVRARVPSGYVARELRAAKMRTAAGLLDEFAAAFQFPYYFGDNRDAFDECLRDLDEFVGAAPGYVAVVRDSADLLADQREDLEWFDAAMNDAADYWARRAVAFRVVLQHRPAALKPVELTL from the coding sequence ATGGCGTCGTCGCTCACCTTGGCGCGCTTCCTCGCGGCACCGGATCCGGCTGCGGCCGGGCCCGGCGCCGCGAGGCCCGTGCTGGGCACCCTCGACCTCGCGGCCGGACCGTTCAGTGGAGTGCGGGCCCGCGTCCCGTCCGGATACGTCGCGCGCGAACTGCGGGCCGCGAAGATGCGCACCGCCGCCGGACTGCTCGACGAATTCGCCGCGGCCTTCCAATTCCCCTACTACTTCGGCGACAATCGCGACGCCTTCGATGAATGCCTGCGCGATCTGGACGAATTCGTCGGCGCGGCACCGGGATACGTGGCGGTGGTCCGGGATTCGGCCGACCTGCTGGCCGATCAGCGCGAGGATCTGGAATGGTTCGACGCCGCGATGAACGACGCCGCCGACTACTGGGCCCGGCGCGCGGTGGCGTTCCGGGTGGTACTGCAGCATCGGCCCGCCGCGTTGAAGCCCGTCGAACTCACGCTGTGA
- a CDS encoding TetR/AcrR family transcriptional regulator has product MTAQRTYGGISAAERRAGRRAALLDAALEIVGTQGADKLTVAGLCAQAGLNERYYYEHFKGREAVLTALFDEIAEELAGAIIGALHPLTSDASGRPDTRTMAHAAVSAGIHVLTDDPRKAQVALAVSASTPELRARTMDNIRVFANLVAAQGIDFYSLSEPVPDPAIGFRATYLVGGLVQTLSSWLQGEIAMTREQLIDETTEVFVLLGEDLAGRLR; this is encoded by the coding sequence GTGACGGCACAGCGAACCTATGGCGGTATCTCGGCTGCCGAACGCCGTGCGGGACGGCGGGCGGCACTATTGGACGCCGCCCTGGAGATCGTCGGCACGCAGGGCGCCGACAAGCTGACGGTCGCGGGACTGTGCGCGCAGGCGGGTCTGAACGAGCGCTACTACTACGAGCATTTCAAAGGCCGCGAGGCCGTGCTCACCGCGCTGTTCGACGAGATCGCCGAGGAATTGGCGGGCGCGATCATCGGTGCGCTGCATCCGCTGACGAGCGATGCCTCCGGCCGCCCCGACACCCGCACCATGGCCCATGCCGCGGTCTCGGCGGGAATCCACGTGCTCACCGACGATCCGCGCAAGGCCCAGGTCGCGCTCGCGGTCAGCGCCTCGACCCCGGAGCTGCGCGCCCGGACCATGGACAACATCCGCGTCTTCGCCAACCTCGTTGCCGCCCAGGGGATCGACTTCTACAGCCTGAGCGAGCCGGTCCCGGACCCGGCGATCGGATTCCGCGCCACCTATCTCGTCGGCGGGCTCGTGCAGACGCTGTCGAGCTGGCTGCAGGGCGAGATCGCGATGACCCGCGAACAGCTCATCGACGAGACCACCGAGGTGTTCGTCCTGCTGGGTGAGGACCTGGCCGGGCGGCTGCGCTGA